The DNA region ACATCCGGATAACGCCTCGCTGTGGTGCTATGTGGGGCTGGCGAAGCTCAGCTTGGGGGATGAGGTCGGCGGCGAGGAGGCCCTTCGGCGCGTGGTGGAGGACGAGCCGATGGGGCTGTACTTCGACCAGTACCGGTTCTGGGCGTGGGCCTCGCTCTTGCGCCTGTACATGCAGCGAGAGGATGAGAGCGTTCTGCGCGAGACGCTGGATCAGGCTTTGCAGGAGTTCCCCGAACATCCTTACCTGTTGGCGGTCGCGGGCGAGGCGGCCGTGAAGCGCGGCGACTTCGCCGCCGCGCTGGAGCTTTTCACCCAGGCGTATGAGCGCTGGGACGCGTCCACTTACGGCCTGCGGCCGAACCGCAGGTTGCTGACCCTGCAGGTGGCGACGTGTCGCATATTGCTGGGACGCCCGGAGGGAGACGCATGGCTCGAACGGGCGGGTGATCTGCCCCAGCGGGAGTTTGAGGAGTACTTGCGTTGGCTGGTGACGATCGGCCGCCATCGGGATGTGGGTATCACGCGAGTTCTGGAGGCGGTGTTGCGACACTGGCCGGAGCATCCGGCCGTCTGGAAGGGCCTGGCCCTGGTGTACGAGCAGCAGGGAAGCCGGGTCGCGGCCTATGGCGCATGGGTGCGCGCGGTGGAGCATGGCGTGCCCAAGGAGGAGGCCGCCCCTCATATGTCGACGCTGGCGGCCAACAAGACGAATGGGACCTCCCTGGATGGCGAGCAGGGGGAGGATCGCTCCCTGGTGCTGTTGGGGCGTGGCATGTTGCACATGCAGACGGGGCGGTTCGTCGAGGCCGCCGAGAGCTTTGCCAAGTTGATCGAGGCGGACCCTCAGGACCTGCAGGCGTATCGCTACCTGGCGGTCGCGCTGCAGAAGATGGGGCGGGAGGATGACGCGATCGATGTGTGGCGAATGGCCAAGAGCCTCGCATCCGGCGGGTGAGGTCGTCGTGTCGATCCCATCTCTCCTCGGACGGGGTGAGGTTCGATGAACGTTCTGGTCACCGGAGGGGCTGGATACATCGGGTCGGTTACCGTGGCGGAGCTGCTGCGGCGGGGCCACCGTGTGCGCGTGGTGGATCGCCTCCTATTCGGAGGCGAATCGCTGTTGGGGGCGTACAACACACCATATTTCGACTTTGTGCGGGGGGATATCAGGGATCGGGGAACTCTGTCAGACGCTCTGGATGGGGAGGTGGACGCCGTGGTCCACCTGGCCGCGATCGTGGGGGATCCCGCCTGCGCGAGTCAGCCGGAGGAGGCGAGGCAGGTGAACTACGAGGCGACGCTGGGCCTCGTGGACCTCTGCCGGGAGAGGGGCATCTCGCGCTTTGTGTTCGTCTCCACGTGCAGCAATTACGGTATCAGCGATCCCTCCCAGCCGGCCACGGAGGAGAGCCCGTTGAACCCCGTGTCCCTATATGCGGAGACCAAGGTGGGCTCGGAGCGGTATATCCTCCAGGCCGCCGATGACGAGTTCCGGCCCTGCATCCTGCGGCTGGCCACGGTCTTTGGCCTCTCGCCGCGGATGCGGTTCGACTTGTTGGTGAACGAGTTCACCCGGGATGCCCTCCTGCATAGGAAGCTGGTGGTGTACGGCGAGCAGTTCTGGCGGCCCTACGTGCACGTACAGGATGTGGCAGAGGCCATCGTCACCGTTCTGGCCTCGCCGACATCCCTGATCGCCGGCCAGGTCTTCAACGTCGGCAGCGATTCCGAGAACTACCAGAAGCGCCAACTGGTCGAGCTGGTCCTCCAGCAGATCCCGGGTACCCAGGTGGAGACGGTGCCGAAGGGAGACGACCCTCGCAGCTATCGCGTCTCCTTTGCGAAGATCGCCCGGATATTGGGCTTCCGGCCGCGATGGCGCGTCCCGGACGGGATCGCCCAGGTAAAACGGGCGTTGGAGCAGGGGGTCTTTGACGATCCCTTCTCCACGAGGTATCGGAACACGAGAGCGTGAGGGTAGGTGCGTGATGAAAGCGATCATTTTGGCGGGTGGACGGGGTACGCGATTGGCGCCATATACGACGGTGTTCCCCAAGCCGCTGGTTCCTCTGGGACATCGCCCCATCATCGACATCATCATCCGGCAGCTCGCGTATTACGGCTTTCGGGATATCGTGCTGAGCGTGGGCTATCTGGCCGAGCTGATTCAGGCCTACTTCCAGCAGGTCAACGGCCGGCTTTCCCATGTGAGGCTGACGTACATCCAGGAGCGCAAACCGCTGGGCACGGCCGGCCCCCTGGGGATGATCCCCGGCCTGAACGAGACGTTCCTGGTCATGAACGGGGACGTGCTGACGACGTTGAACTACTCCGATCTGGTCGCGTACCACCGGGAGAAGGGTGGGATCCTCACCATCGCCATGCACAAGAAGCGGGTCAAGATCGACCTGGGCGTGATCGAGACGGATGAGGACGGCGTGCTGACCGGGTACGTGGAGAAGCCGGAGAAGGTGTACATGGTCAGCATGGGGATTTATGTGTACGAGCCCGATGTTCTCCGTTACATCGAGCCGAACCAATATCTGGATTTCCCCGATCTGGTGCTGCGGCTGCTGGAGAACGGCGAGCGGGTGGTGGGGTATCCCTGCGACGCACACTGGCTGGATATCGGCCGTCACGAGGATTATGCCCGGGCGCAGGAGGAGTTCGAGCAGCGGAAGGCGGCGTTCCTGCCCGGCGACGGAATTCGATGATCTGGGGGTGCTGCCGTGTGGCGCGTTCCTTTGTTCGATCTCACTTTAGGGGATGAGGAGCTGAAGGCGGTGGAGCGGGTGCTCCGGTCCGGATGGCTGACGATGGGGGAGGTCACCCGGGAGTTCGAGCGGCGGTTCGCCGAGTTCCTAGGCGTCCGGCACGCCATCGCCGTGGCCAACTGCACGGCCGCGCTCCATCTGGCGAATCGGGCGCTGGGCATCGGCCCCGGCGATGAGGTGATCTGCCCGGCGCTCACCTTTGTGGCGACGGCGAATTCCGTCGTGTACACGGGCGCCCGGCCGGTGTTCGCCGACATCACCGGGCTGGACGATCTCAGCATCTCGCCCGCGGACATCGAGGCGAAGATCACGCCGAGAACGCGGGCGATCCTGGTGGTGCACTATGCGGGCTATCCGTGCGACATGGATCCGATCCTGGAGATCGCAAGGCGGCACGGGCTTCGAGTGATCGAGGACAGCGCCCATGCCCCCGGCGCCGAGTATAAGGGGCGGAAGTGCGGCACCATCGGGGACGTCGGATGCTTCAGCTTCTTCTCCGGCAAGAACATGACCACCGGCGAGGGGGGGATGGTCGTCACCGATGACGACGAGCTGGCCGAGCGGATCCGGCTCATGCGCTCCCACGGGATGACCAGCCTGACGCTGGATCGCTACAAAGGGCATAGCTTCAGCTATGATGTCGTCGAGCTGGGATACAACTATCGCCTGGACGAGATGCGCTCGGCGTTGGGGCTGGTCCAGCTGACGAGGCTGGCCGACAACAACGACCGACGACGGCGGATCCACGCCTGGTACCGGGAGCGGCTGCGCTCCGTGCCGGGGATTCGCGTCCCGTATTCCGATCCCGTGGGAACCCCGGTGCATCATATCTTCCCCGCGATCCTGGACGAGGGCATCTCCCGGCGCGCGTTCATGGGCGAGATGAAGGCGCGAGGGGTGCAGACCAGCATTCACTATCCCCCCATCCACCTGTTCGAGTTCTACCGGCGCGCCTTCGGCTTCCGGGGGGGGCATTTGCCGATCACCGAGGAGGTGGCCCGGCGTGAGGTGACATTGCCCCTGTACCCGTCCATGGACGAGTCGGACGTGGCGTATGTCTGCGACGCGATCCTGGAGTCGATCGGGGTGGAGGTCGGGCTATGAGGATTCTGGGCATCAACCACGATATGTTCATCTCCTCGGCGGCCCTGATTGAGGACGGCCGAATCGTCGCGGCCGCGCCGGAGGAGCGATTCACGCGCGTGAAGCGTACCCGGGACTTCCCGATCCACGCCATCCGGTACTGTCTGAAGGAGGCCGGATGCCGGATAGAGGACGTCGATTACGTCGCCTCCTCCTGGAACCCCGGCGTGTATTTCAAGAAGTTCAATCCCCTGTTCTCAGGCCGACGCCGATGGAAAACGGAGTACCTCTACTCGGTGCCCGACCACATCCTGTCCCTCTACCCGGATGAGGAGAGGGATGTGGATTACGTGTTCCAGCATATCCGGCTGTTCGGTGCGGACTGCAAGATCTATTACATCACCCATCATCGGGCCCATGCGGCCAACGCGTTTCTCCTCTCCCCATTCGAGGAAGCGGCCATCCTGACGGCGGACGCGCAAGGTGAGTTCGAATCCACCACCTTTGGCTACGGCCGAGGCCATCAGATCACGGTGTATCAGTCCATTCTGTATCCCCAGTCGCTGGGAGGGTTCTACA from Chloroflexota bacterium includes:
- a CDS encoding NAD(P)-dependent oxidoreductase, producing MNVLVTGGAGYIGSVTVAELLRRGHRVRVVDRLLFGGESLLGAYNTPYFDFVRGDIRDRGTLSDALDGEVDAVVHLAAIVGDPACASQPEEARQVNYEATLGLVDLCRERGISRFVFVSTCSNYGISDPSQPATEESPLNPVSLYAETKVGSERYILQAADDEFRPCILRLATVFGLSPRMRFDLLVNEFTRDALLHRKLVVYGEQFWRPYVHVQDVAEAIVTVLASPTSLIAGQVFNVGSDSENYQKRQLVELVLQQIPGTQVETVPKGDDPRSYRVSFAKIARILGFRPRWRVPDGIAQVKRALEQGVFDDPFSTRYRNTRA
- a CDS encoding NTP transferase domain-containing protein: MKAIILAGGRGTRLAPYTTVFPKPLVPLGHRPIIDIIIRQLAYYGFRDIVLSVGYLAELIQAYFQQVNGRLSHVRLTYIQERKPLGTAGPLGMIPGLNETFLVMNGDVLTTLNYSDLVAYHREKGGILTIAMHKKRVKIDLGVIETDEDGVLTGYVEKPEKVYMVSMGIYVYEPDVLRYIEPNQYLDFPDLVLRLLENGERVVGYPCDAHWLDIGRHEDYARAQEEFEQRKAAFLPGDGIR
- a CDS encoding DegT/DnrJ/EryC1/StrS family aminotransferase; translation: MWRVPLFDLTLGDEELKAVERVLRSGWLTMGEVTREFERRFAEFLGVRHAIAVANCTAALHLANRALGIGPGDEVICPALTFVATANSVVYTGARPVFADITGLDDLSISPADIEAKITPRTRAILVVHYAGYPCDMDPILEIARRHGLRVIEDSAHAPGAEYKGRKCGTIGDVGCFSFFSGKNMTTGEGGMVVTDDDELAERIRLMRSHGMTSLTLDRYKGHSFSYDVVELGYNYRLDEMRSALGLVQLTRLADNNDRRRRIHAWYRERLRSVPGIRVPYSDPVGTPVHHIFPAILDEGISRRAFMGEMKARGVQTSIHYPPIHLFEFYRRAFGFRGGHLPITEEVARREVTLPLYPSMDESDVAYVCDAILESIGVEVGL